Within Sorghum bicolor cultivar BTx623 chromosome 2, Sorghum_bicolor_NCBIv3, whole genome shotgun sequence, the genomic segment GCGTCCGCAAGGGCAAGGCCGTCGTGACTCGTGagggttctttttttttcttgcgcGCGCTCTCGTGGCCTCCTCTGCTGCACTCTGCTTGCTTCGTCTCTTATTTGGTTTCATTTCTACATATACAGCACGGTGTAATTAATTAGCGTGCGATCAGTTTCTAAATGTGTTCCTTTTGAGGGGTGTAAATCTGAGTGTAGGGTAGTAGGATCTGAAATTTGATCACTTTGCACAGAAAAAGGGTTGATGAATTAATCTGGAGAAAATCTGATCAAAACATGTTTTTTTCTGTCATCTCAGAACTCAGATTAAGTGTGCAGATACAATACACCTGATTAGTGCATACTAGTACTGAAAAATATATCTCAGCGAGAAGCCAGTTTCTGTTGTCGGCTACTTTTCCATGTCCCACAAGACAATCTGCCATGCAATCTCTGTTCTTGTCACAACATTACACAAAACCACTGCAAACATCTTGAAATGTTGATCAGAAGaaggaaagaagaaaaaaaaaaaaactgcaccCCTCTTTCAATTTCAGGCAGCATTCACAGAAAAAACAATAGTATCAATCACTTAGGTTCCTCTATCGACAGCAACAAATCCCGAATATCATCAGACAAAAAGCCACGCGCTTTTTCTACACTTGATGGCAGAGACTGAtaaagaagaacaaagatgatactGATACGATGCTGATCACCCGCGCACGCAACGCGAAACGAATCATCATGATGCGAACCTGTCGTGGCATCCGATGCGCTCCAGCTTCCCCTGGAGGTACCTGACGATCTGCGGTATGGTGACGACGGCGCcatcaccaccaccgccgccgccgccgccgtccctgTCCCTGGTGCAGAGCctggcgacgacgacgaggtcccTGAGCTCCCGGGCGTCGTAGACGCCGCCGAGGTCGGCGTCCACCATCCTGTCCACGGAGGCGGCGAAGCCAGGGTCCTGCACCcagcgcacgagctcgccgtCGACGCCCGGGGACTGCCCCGTCACCAGCTCCAGCACCAGCACGCCGTACTGGAACACCAGCCCCGCTCGCCGCCGCTCCACCTGGTCTGCATAGCATCGGTGAACACGCACAGCAAGAAGATGAGTGAGACGCAGATTGCAAAATTGGGGGGAACAATTGGTGGCTTGGAATCTCTGTGGATTGGAGACCTTGGAAGGAATCTGTGGTGGCGAGCTTGACGTCGTGGGTGATCACGCCGACATCCGACAGCTGCAAAACGCACGGTTCGGGTTCAGAACGCGGGTTGTGCTTGTGCGTGCAATACTAACATCTGCAGCAAGCAGCAGCTGCGGTTGTGTGAGTTGTCACCTTGGCGACGAAGTTGGCGTCCATGAGCACGTTGCCGGAGTTGACGGAGACGTGGAACACCGGGGGGTCGCAGTGGTAGTAGAGGTATTCCTGAATGAATCCGTTAAAATTCCAGGTTCAGAGAACTGAATGAATCGGTTGTGCAGTGGTAGTTACCAGTGCTGCCGCGATGTCAATGGCGACCTGCAACCTGGTCCGCCAGTCCAGCGGCGTCCTGAGAGGATCTGCGGTGGAGAGGCAGGCCAAGCATCAGGGTTCGGGTTTCTGAAGAAAGAAGTCGCCTGAGATGAGAGTGACAGACGAGTCTGCATCTGCACTGCAGTGATTTTTTTACCAACCGTGGAGGCATTCCTTGAGGCTCCTGTTCTCCATGTGATCGAAGACCAGGAACCTGAAACATTTCGCCCCAATCATATCCAGAGATGAATGAGCACCACAGACAGTGGCGAAGAAAGGGTCGTCGGAGGGAGGTGAAGACGGAAGGGGACTGACCTGGCGTGGTGGCCTTGGGCGAAGCCGCGCAGCCTGACGACGTTGCGGTGGTTGAGGCGGGCCAGCAGCTGCAGCTCCAGGTAGAAGGCGTCCGTCCCTCCGGCTCCCTCTCCCTGGCTGTGGTCGTCGTCGCGGCGGCGCCTGACGACGGTGGCGACGAGGCCGCCGGCGAAGCGCGCCCTGTACGCCGTGCCGCCTGGTCCGCCGTCGCCGCGCTGGAGCACCGATGTGAAGCCGCGCGTGGCGGCCTCCACCTCCTTGGGCGTGAACCGCCTGAGGAACGGCAGCGTACCTGTATTGGGAGGGGTTCCATCTTCGTCAGGGCATGGGCATGGATGATTGATTCAGTCAGCAGGCGAGCACCGAGCAGAGCAGACGGTGGTCCGGAGAAGGAATGAAGGGAGGAGACAGGAGGAGGGAGAGTGACGTACGCGTGCGGCCGAggcagaggcggcggcggcgcaggccGCAGCCCATGTCAGCCGTCAGCGTCACCGAAAGACAGCACCGGGATCGGAGCTGCGGTGTCTGTCAGCTGTCGGACTGGCGGGCTTgcggagcagagcagagcagcgcAGCGCAGCGCAGATGCGACGCGGGttggaggatgatgatgatgatgtcgaTGGTTGTTGGTTGATGAATGGATGGTTGTTTTGttttcttgggccttgtttagtttcaaaaaattttgtaaaatttttcagattcttcgtcacatcgaatctttagacgtatacatgaagtattaaatatagacgaaaataaaaactaattacacagtttggacgGAATTGACgacacgaatcttttgagcctagttagtccatgattggacaatatttatcaaatacaaacgaaattgatactatttacattttgcaactaaacaaggccttgctctTGTTTATGGAGCTTCTGCAGGTACGGCGGCCGGCGGGTGGCGTAGTGGATGAGGAGGAGCATGACATGAgtgcttctctctctctccctgtcGTCCGGGTTTGGCTGTTACTACTACTATACGTGTACATTTACAGGGTGTAAAGTAATAATAAGACCGTACTTAgtactactagtagtagtaggtaATAAGGTTTTAGCATCAACAAGATTACAAGAAGAGAGGGACTGGTTATCTACATTTTACAGCGTGTACAAGACTgtgaccttgtttagatgcaaaaagtttttgaattttgacactgtagcatttttatttttatttgacaaaaattgtttaattatggagtaactagacttaaaaaatttgtctcgtgatttacaggtaaactgtgcaattagttattttttatctatatttaatactttatgcatgtgccgcgacattcgatgtgacaagtaATCATGTACtagttgttgatgatgatgattgagcatgccattgccatgccactcaccttTGCATGGGCCCTTTAGTCCATCCACCAAAAGCTGCATGCTGCGGTCCTGCTCTTCTAAAAATTTGGATTTCTACACTTCTTttgcaaaggccttgtttagttcaccctaaaaaccaaaaaattttcaagattctccatcacatggaatcttttgttacatgcatgaaatattaaatatagacaaaaataaaaactaattgcacagtttacctgtaaatcgcgagacgaattttttgatactagttattctataattggataatatttaccacaaacaaacgaaaatttaaatttttttcgcatctaaacaaagccaaAGTTTATTACCACTGTTTCTATAAAACTATACCTGCTGAATTGCAGAGAGCAAGTTGGGTGAGATTAGTCCGGCGACCGCGACCTGACAGGGAGCGGACGACACGGGGGTGTGGCACAGCGTCACTTTAATTCTGTTATTTTACAGTTTACCAGAAGTCAGAGCACGGAATGGCACATGCCTGGCACACAGCAGCAGAGAACCTTCGTAATACTATCCTCTGTACTCGTAGGGCGCAGTGCAGTGCACACACGCGTACTCCAGGGCGTGTAGATAcgctagctgctgctgttccctaCCAGAACCTTTGGCTTTGCCGGGTGCCTTCGCCTCCCAGGGCCCTGCCATTCACAAAAAGCACGCGACTGAAACTGAATCCACACTCCCTGCTCCGCGCTTGCGCACAAATTATTACTTGATTTTTGCTTGTGTCCATGATCCTTGTTATGCTACATGTTCCCCCTCTCCCTTTTCCCCCTTTTGGACCCCCCAGAAAAAAGGATGCTACATGTCCTTTAATCATATCACATCGGATTTCTTTGGCGGAATAGCGTTTTTTGCTTGCACCCGCTGTGAAGACCAAATTGTGACTTTGGCCTCCTAAGTCAGTGATTacgcctcttttttttttacaatgagTGAACCATTTATTTACTCCATATTTTTAGCTCTACGAGTTGGAATTGGAATATGTTGGTGTAAATAGAAGTTTGTAAGAGGGTGTGT encodes:
- the LOC8086425 gene encoding probable receptor-like protein kinase At1g49730, which produces MGCGLRRRRLCLGRTRTLPFLRRFTPKEVEAATRGFTSVLQRGDGGPGGTAYRARFAGGLVATVVRRRRDDDHSQGEGAGGTDAFYLELQLLARLNHRNVVRLRGFAQGHHARFLVFDHMENRSLKECLHDPLRTPLDWRTRLQVAIDIAAALEYLYYHCDPPVFHVSVNSGNVLMDANFVAKLSDVGVITHDVKLATTDSFQDQVERRRAGLVFQYGVLVLELVTGQSPGVDGELVRWVQDPGFAASVDRMVDADLGGVYDARELRDLVVVARLCTRDRDGGGGGGGGDGAVVTIPQIVRYLQGKLERIGCHDRFAS